A genomic window from Silene latifolia isolate original U9 population chromosome Y, ASM4854445v1, whole genome shotgun sequence includes:
- the LOC141632069 gene encoding uncharacterized protein LOC141632069: MEYLEIFLCFIFIENIDNPPFTPSFHSCPFALHDLCGDFIDAPIDSALLVGDLHDSHRRWDLSSLGFDPGEEVTKKILATYIPCHPSNDSFYWKLSKHGAFTVKSGYYADAMALTDGRTSTADLSRMSATIVAFCRSKLWKLPISNKLKVFLWKFMANALPVGSEFLKRKMNWRSFCTLCDGSSPCVESISHLFRDCSFAKALWFGCPLGLRITGGVDIDVRVWVINWITYFLIGPDPNSLLFPLIATLWRIWCCRNERIFKNRRPWPMSALHSILGDIQCMKEVLCNKDASLLRAHFLDSSPGFNLAKRIRNSFPFWIVGGPGCGNVCTVKCDAAWRVDRSAGMGWCLLDDNGTLRNTAHARSFASSALHAEGHAAFMALKWALNEGYLHVRLVTDCLNLVLQAAGAEKPIASINCIIQDIKSIASHFHCCSLSFCPRGVNRIAHNLAQGALV, encoded by the exons ATGGAGTATTTGGAGATTTTTTTG TGTTTTATCTTCATTGAGAATATTGACAACCCACCCTTTACACCAAGTTTCCATAGTTGTCCATTTGCTCTTCATGATCTTTGTGGGGATTTTATTGATGCTCCTATTGATTCCGCGTTACTGGTTGGTGACCTTCATGATAGTCATAGGAGATGGGATCTCTCTTCTCTTGGTTTCGATCCGGGTGAGGAAGTTACAAAGAAAATCCTCGCAACTTATATCCCGTGTCACCCCTCGAATGACTCCTTCTATTGGAAATTATCTAAACATGGGGCTTTCACTGTCAAGTCGGGATACTATGCTGATGCTATGGCCTTAACTGATGGACGTACCTCGACTGCTGATCTTTCTAGAATGTCTGCAACAATTGTGGCTTTTTGCAGATCTAAGCTCTGGAAGTTGCCTATCTCTAACAAACTTAAGGtgtttttatggaaatttatggctAATGCCCTACCAGTGGGCTCTGAATTTCTCAAACGAAAAATGAATTGGCGCTCCTTCTGTACTCTTTGTGATGGCTCAAGTCCTTGTGTGGAATCTATTTCTCATCTGTTCAGAGATTGTAGCTTTGCAAAGGCTCTATGGTTTGGCTGTCCTTTAGGACTTAGAATCACGGGTGGGGTGGACATAGATGTTAGGGTTTGGGTCATTAACTGGATTACTTATTTCCTAATTGGCCCAGATCCTAACTCCCTCCTTTTCCCCCTAATCGCTACCCTCTGGAGAATTTGGTGTTGCAGGAACGAGAGGATCTTCAAGAATCGTCGCCCTTGGCCTATGAGTGCTTTACATTCTATTCTTGGCGACATTCAGTGTATGAAGGAGGTTTTGTGCAATAAGGATGCTAGCCTTCTTCGAGCGCATTTCCTGGACTCCTCCCCTGGTTTTAACTTAGCTAAGAGGATTAGAAACTCCTTCCCCTTTTGGATCGTTGGTGGACCTGGATGCGGAAATGTTTGTACTGTCAAGTGTGATGCTGCTTGGAGGGTTGATAGAAGTGCTGGCATGGGGTGGTGCTTATTGGATGATAATGGGACCTTAAGGAATACTGCTCACGCTCGCTCGTTTGCCTCTTCTGCCCTGCATGCCGAAGGACATGCAGCTTTCATGGCGCTCAAATGGGCCTTGAACGAAGGGTACCTTCATGTTAGACTTGTTACAGATTGTCTTAACTTGGTTTTGCAGGCTGCGGGAGCGGAGAAGCCGATTGCATCTATCAACTGCATTATCCAAGATATTAAGTCTATTGCGTCTCATTTTCATTGTTGCTCTCTTAGTTTCTGTCCTAGGGGAGTGAATAGGATAGCTCATAATCTTGCTCAGGGAGCTCTTGTGTAA